The following are encoded together in the Citrobacter arsenatis genome:
- a CDS encoding cache domain-containing protein: protein MSSSTSLSALIRKIDDITACTVDSTVALARSIHEAISRVQKASAEVVLDPSVRSTVQQHIKRTLSDNHYCSGAGFASHIESTAATKEYWLLEWWYKKDNGLSQAHLDLDQATQQRLDFRTFEWFKHSPPAGKAYIHGPYVDYICNISYTLTSAVPVYYNEQFLGVAAVDLLVSQIEAELLSCAHPDYVILTNLENRIIFSSWPRFRVGELLSPANSRVVYQSDYFILYHYQN, encoded by the coding sequence ATGAGCTCTTCGACATCCTTAAGCGCATTAATTCGTAAGATTGATGATATTACCGCCTGTACCGTAGATTCTACCGTTGCGCTGGCGAGGAGCATCCATGAGGCGATTTCCAGGGTGCAAAAGGCCTCAGCAGAGGTTGTTCTCGATCCCTCGGTGCGATCGACCGTTCAGCAACACATCAAACGCACGCTCAGCGACAACCATTATTGTTCTGGGGCCGGGTTCGCCAGCCATATTGAGAGCACCGCAGCCACCAAAGAGTATTGGCTGCTGGAATGGTGGTATAAGAAAGATAATGGTTTGAGTCAGGCGCATCTCGATTTGGATCAGGCCACGCAGCAACGACTGGATTTCAGAACCTTCGAGTGGTTTAAACACTCACCTCCGGCAGGGAAAGCCTATATCCACGGCCCCTACGTCGACTATATCTGCAATATCTCCTACACCCTGACCTCGGCAGTGCCGGTTTACTACAACGAGCAGTTTCTTGGCGTCGCCGCCGTCGATCTGTTGGTCAGTCAGATAGAAGCCGAGCTGCTCTCCTGCGCTCATCCTGATTATGTGATTCTGACCAATCTGGAAAACAGGATCATCTTCTCCAGTTGGCCGCGCTTTCGCGTGGGTGAATTACTCTCTCCAGCAAACAGCCGCGTGGTTTATCAGAGCGACTACTTTATCCTTTATCACTATCAAAACTAA
- a CDS encoding FadR/GntR family transcriptional regulator, which translates to MITHAVIFAPIGQVSRSDQIVQRLSNAIITGLLEPKEQLPNETDLAKMMGVSHITIREALNTLRANNLIHTVRGRNGGSFVCENIDGKNSTLHPFKAISTDYLSDLGEMHCAIISHSARLASRRMTGADIAKFREFVEVLRKANSPELMTQADMRCLLAIAASSHSPRLANQELHVQAEWASLVAILYRTDSIHAEIIALYSALADALAAHNEAESVQLATQIIDTFTYYLIEKKLKYNAN; encoded by the coding sequence ATGATTACTCACGCGGTCATATTTGCGCCTATCGGGCAGGTCAGTCGTTCAGACCAGATTGTGCAACGCCTTTCAAACGCCATTATTACGGGGTTGCTGGAGCCAAAAGAACAACTTCCCAACGAAACTGATTTGGCAAAGATGATGGGGGTCTCACATATCACCATCAGAGAAGCACTCAACACGCTTCGGGCTAATAATCTTATCCATACGGTTCGTGGTCGTAATGGCGGGAGCTTCGTATGCGAGAATATTGATGGTAAAAACAGCACGCTCCATCCGTTTAAAGCAATCAGTACGGATTACCTTTCAGACCTGGGTGAAATGCATTGCGCCATCATAAGCCATAGCGCAAGGCTGGCATCCAGACGGATGACCGGTGCGGATATCGCCAAATTTCGCGAGTTTGTTGAGGTGCTCAGAAAAGCAAATTCGCCAGAGCTGATGACCCAGGCCGATATGCGTTGTCTGCTGGCGATAGCCGCCAGTTCACATTCGCCGCGACTGGCCAACCAGGAGCTGCATGTACAGGCTGAATGGGCATCGCTGGTGGCGATACTTTATCGTACAGACAGCATTCATGCCGAAATTATCGCGCTTTATTCGGCGCTGGCCGATGCGCTGGCGGCGCACAACGAGGCGGAATCTGTGCAGCTTGCCACACAGATCATCGACACGTTTACCTATTACCTTATTGAAAAAAAGCTGAAATATAACGCGAACTAA
- a CDS encoding gamma-aminobutyraldehyde dehydrogenase, with amino-acid sequence MKTLKHFINGQYVAGSSEDTFELVSPVDGETYALSPNASAAEVEQAYSAAEAAFSIWRKSTPAQRQKALLRLADEIERNVDRLVTAQSQETGQLRHFIEKEEIAASCDAIRFFAGAARCLEGKAAGEYSAGFTSTIRREALGIVGQVTPWNYPFMMAVWKIAPALAAGNTVVLKPSDTTPISTLLLAELAAPLFPRGAFNVVLGKASSGSLVVSNPKASLVSITGSVRAGLQVAASAAANLTRAHLELGGKAPAVVFADADMDKAIATIVTAGFFNAGQDCTAATRILVEQSIYAEFLEKLIQKTKSIKFGPPEDQDALYGALNSKKQLEQVKGFIERLPSHAKIETGGRAGPGPGFYFEPTIVSGLHQNDEAIQHEVFGPVMTIQPFSTDEEVLHKANDVEYGLAASVWTSNHGRAQRFSIDLDFGTVWINNHIPLCAEMPHGGFKKSGYGKDLSSYSLEEYTRVKHIMCDISE; translated from the coding sequence ATGAAAACCCTGAAGCATTTTATTAATGGGCAATATGTAGCAGGCAGCAGTGAAGATACCTTTGAACTGGTGAGTCCGGTCGACGGCGAAACGTACGCATTATCTCCCAACGCCAGTGCGGCAGAGGTGGAGCAGGCCTACTCGGCGGCAGAGGCGGCGTTTAGCATCTGGCGTAAATCGACACCGGCACAGCGACAAAAGGCGTTATTGCGCCTGGCCGATGAGATTGAACGAAACGTTGATCGGCTGGTAACCGCACAGAGTCAGGAGACCGGTCAGCTTCGCCATTTTATTGAGAAAGAAGAGATCGCGGCATCCTGTGATGCCATCCGTTTTTTTGCCGGTGCGGCGCGCTGTCTTGAAGGGAAGGCGGCAGGTGAATATTCAGCCGGGTTTACCTCGACTATCCGCCGTGAAGCGCTGGGTATTGTGGGACAAGTCACGCCATGGAATTATCCGTTCATGATGGCGGTATGGAAGATTGCGCCAGCGCTGGCGGCAGGTAACACGGTGGTATTAAAGCCAAGCGATACCACGCCGATCAGCACGCTGCTGTTGGCTGAACTGGCTGCTCCATTATTCCCGAGAGGGGCATTTAACGTCGTGTTGGGCAAAGCCAGTAGCGGTTCGCTGGTGGTTTCAAACCCGAAGGCCTCACTGGTTTCGATTACCGGTTCGGTCCGCGCGGGTCTGCAGGTGGCGGCTTCGGCGGCGGCAAATCTGACCAGAGCGCATCTGGAATTGGGCGGGAAAGCGCCCGCGGTGGTGTTTGCCGATGCGGATATGGACAAGGCGATTGCGACGATCGTCACGGCAGGTTTTTTCAATGCCGGGCAGGACTGCACGGCGGCTACGCGTATTCTGGTCGAACAGTCCATCTACGCTGAGTTTCTGGAGAAGCTGATCCAGAAAACAAAGAGTATTAAATTTGGACCGCCAGAAGATCAGGATGCGCTATATGGCGCGTTGAATAGCAAAAAACAGCTGGAGCAGGTTAAAGGCTTTATTGAGCGTTTACCGTCACATGCAAAAATTGAAACCGGTGGGCGCGCCGGACCGGGACCAGGATTCTATTTTGAGCCGACGATCGTCTCTGGATTGCATCAAAATGATGAAGCTATTCAGCATGAAGTATTTGGCCCGGTAATGACTATTCAGCCTTTTTCTACTGACGAAGAGGTACTACACAAAGCGAATGATGTGGAGTATGGTCTTGCCGCCAGCGTCTGGACCAGTAACCATGGTCGCGCACAACGCTTCAGCATTGACCTCGATTTTGGCACGGTGTGGATTAACAATCACATTCCTCTGTGCGCCGAAATGCCGCACGGCGGGTTCAAAAAATCGGGCTACGGCAAAGATCTCTCATCTTATTCTCTCGAAGAATACACTCGGGTGAAACATATCATGTGTGACATTTCTGAATAG
- a CDS encoding ester cyclase, with the protein MKTLKIAVLSLVMFSGYSLAESTSLNTVKAYMAAWNAHDASRAAQYLANDAVYYDAAAGEPINGRDKAEKDVIGAFIKAVPDLSWKMIGKPVYDEDTVAFRWEFSGKNSGEWAGSPPTNNPIKFEGVSYIHVKAGKITWQGDYYDSKKLDEELKPVK; encoded by the coding sequence ATGAAAACATTAAAAATAGCGGTGCTTTCATTAGTGATGTTCTCGGGCTATAGCCTGGCAGAAAGCACCTCGCTGAATACCGTGAAAGCGTATATGGCGGCGTGGAATGCGCACGATGCTTCGCGAGCCGCTCAATATCTTGCGAATGATGCAGTCTATTATGATGCCGCTGCGGGCGAACCGATAAATGGCAGAGATAAAGCGGAAAAAGACGTTATCGGCGCTTTTATTAAGGCGGTGCCAGATCTGAGCTGGAAAATGATCGGTAAACCCGTCTACGACGAAGATACCGTGGCGTTTCGTTGGGAATTTTCAGGCAAAAATAGTGGTGAATGGGCAGGGAGTCCGCCAACAAATAATCCGATCAAATTTGAAGGCGTCAGCTATATTCATGTTAAAGCAGGAAAAATCACCTGGCAGGGTGATTATTATGATTCTAAAAAACTGGACGAAGAGTTAAAGCCAGTGAAGTAG
- a CDS encoding NAD(P)-binding protein, producing the protein MAITRRDFLNGVAVTIAAGLTPLEWVRAAGKGNAFIDGNYYPPALTGLRGNHPGSFEMAHALGREHKHFDLNALPVEEEYDLVIVGGGISGLAAGCFWRQLAGQDSRVLILDNHDDFGGHAKRNEFTSAGKKLLGYGGSEAFQSPAHNFSPEVQKLMETVGVSVTRLKQSFDVNFYPDWQLSRGVFFDKKNFGETKIVSGDPGRAVSDDIPPDRLNGRKIEDFINDFPLSENDRKALIDLHVRPGDYLPGMTVDEKMAWLDTHSYSEFLATKVGLSKMALLYFQQRSNDFFAIGIEGISCSDARACALPGMEGMGLPPLDGESLADLEEPYVYHFPDGNAGLARLLVRYMLPDALPGSTMEDSVLARLHYEKLDLPENATRLRLNSTVINAANVQDGVAVTYLRDGKMHRVRGKNTIMAGYNMMIPYLVPEMPEQQQADLKLNVKAPLVYTNVVVKNWHAFKQLGVHEFYSPAAPYSRVKLDYPVSIGGYQHPASPDDPMVIHMVYVPTYPGSNLSAREQFRLGRAYLLGTTFAAHEEMIRSQLQEMFGSTGFDNQRDISAITVNRWAHGYAYYANSLFDDMDKMPEIIERARKPVGRIAIANSDSDWSAYAHTAIDQAWRAVNELKDMG; encoded by the coding sequence ATGGCAATTACCAGACGTGATTTTCTCAACGGCGTCGCAGTAACTATTGCAGCGGGCCTTACCCCGCTGGAATGGGTCAGGGCGGCAGGCAAGGGAAACGCATTTATAGATGGAAACTATTATCCGCCTGCGCTGACTGGGCTACGGGGTAATCATCCTGGATCGTTTGAAATGGCGCATGCGTTAGGCCGCGAACATAAGCATTTTGACCTAAACGCTCTGCCCGTTGAGGAAGAGTACGATCTGGTGATTGTGGGAGGCGGGATTAGCGGGCTGGCTGCCGGGTGTTTCTGGCGACAACTTGCCGGGCAAGATAGCCGGGTCCTGATCCTCGATAACCATGACGATTTTGGCGGACACGCCAAACGTAACGAATTTACCAGCGCGGGCAAAAAATTACTCGGTTATGGCGGCAGCGAAGCATTCCAGTCACCCGCACATAATTTCAGTCCTGAGGTGCAAAAACTGATGGAAACCGTGGGCGTCAGCGTCACGCGGTTGAAACAGAGTTTTGACGTTAACTTCTATCCCGACTGGCAGCTCAGTCGCGGCGTTTTCTTCGACAAAAAGAATTTTGGCGAGACAAAAATCGTCAGCGGCGATCCGGGCCGCGCGGTATCTGATGATATCCCGCCAGACAGGCTCAATGGCCGTAAAATTGAAGACTTTATCAATGATTTTCCGCTAAGTGAGAACGACAGGAAAGCGCTGATTGACCTGCACGTGCGCCCTGGCGATTACCTTCCGGGGATGACGGTCGATGAGAAAATGGCATGGCTGGATACCCACAGCTACAGTGAATTTTTAGCAACGAAAGTTGGTTTAAGTAAAATGGCGCTGCTCTATTTTCAGCAGCGTTCCAACGACTTCTTTGCCATTGGTATTGAAGGCATCTCCTGTAGCGACGCCAGGGCGTGCGCCTTACCCGGCATGGAAGGGATGGGGTTACCGCCGTTGGACGGAGAGTCGCTGGCCGACCTTGAAGAGCCATATGTTTACCATTTCCCGGACGGTAACGCCGGGTTGGCCCGACTGTTAGTCAGGTATATGCTGCCGGATGCGCTACCGGGTAGCACGATGGAAGATTCGGTCCTCGCCAGACTGCATTACGAAAAGCTGGATCTGCCGGAAAACGCCACGCGTTTGCGCCTGAACAGCACGGTGATTAATGCGGCCAACGTACAGGATGGCGTGGCGGTGACCTATCTGCGTGACGGCAAGATGCACCGTGTGCGCGGTAAGAACACCATCATGGCAGGCTATAACATGATGATCCCGTATCTGGTGCCCGAGATGCCGGAACAGCAGCAGGCGGATCTCAAACTGAACGTCAAGGCACCGCTGGTGTACACCAACGTGGTGGTCAAAAACTGGCACGCGTTCAAACAGCTTGGCGTACATGAGTTTTACTCTCCGGCGGCACCTTACAGCCGGGTTAAGCTCGACTATCCGGTCAGCATCGGTGGATACCAACATCCAGCCTCACCGGACGATCCGATGGTCATTCATATGGTCTATGTACCGACCTATCCGGGCAGTAACCTGTCGGCCAGAGAGCAGTTCCGTCTGGGACGAGCCTATTTGCTGGGGACCACCTTTGCGGCGCATGAAGAGATGATTCGCTCCCAGTTGCAGGAGATGTTCGGCTCAACCGGATTTGATAATCAACGCGATATTTCCGCCATTACCGTTAACCGCTGGGCGCATGGCTATGCGTACTACGCCAACTCGCTGTTCGATGATATGGATAAAATGCCAGAAATTATCGAGCGGGCGCGTAAGCCAGTCGGTCGCATTGCCATCGCTAACTCCGATTCTGACTGGAGTGCTTATGCCCATACGGCAATCGATCAGGCATGGCGTGCGGTTAATGAACTCAAGGATATGGGGTGA
- a CDS encoding cytochrome c: MRNVTILAACLFTASVSAAESNGEYIARISDCVACHTTEGGAAMAGGKKFPTPVGDIYSTNITPDKTQGIGNYSYEDFDKAVRQGIAKDGHPLYPAMPYPSYAKLSDEDVQALYRYFMHDVTPSAQPNKENAIPWLLSARWPLHIWNWLFTDAPATTVENAKPDDNAALVKRGAYLVEGPGHCGSCHTPRGMAMNEKAYTNADAEYLSGAMIDGWYAPSLRGTGMSEQELKSLLLTGKSKHAAVSGSMAEVVTQSTQYLTDEDATAISQYLLSLKSAKPETVRTAATSLSWSNSPEAGKVTYNRYCSTCHGLEGKGTDDNAPSLINNPLVMVDDPTPLFRVIAHGAETPTTRGSVSFKMPAYGGLLSDGEMRDVINYVRKSWGEGNGEVSQEDLAGVKKASH, translated from the coding sequence ATGCGTAACGTAACCATTCTCGCCGCCTGTTTATTTACTGCTTCGGTTTCCGCTGCTGAATCTAACGGTGAATATATCGCGCGAATTTCTGACTGCGTGGCCTGTCACACCACCGAAGGTGGTGCGGCGATGGCGGGGGGCAAAAAATTTCCTACTCCGGTGGGGGATATTTATTCGACCAACATTACCCCAGACAAGACGCAGGGTATTGGAAATTACTCATACGAGGATTTTGACAAGGCGGTACGACAGGGAATTGCCAAAGACGGCCATCCGCTTTATCCGGCTATGCCTTATCCCTCTTATGCGAAACTTTCTGATGAGGATGTTCAGGCGCTGTATCGCTATTTTATGCATGATGTCACGCCGTCTGCGCAACCCAATAAAGAGAATGCTATTCCGTGGCTACTCTCCGCCCGCTGGCCGTTGCATATCTGGAACTGGCTGTTTACCGACGCGCCAGCAACGACAGTAGAAAATGCGAAACCAGACGACAACGCAGCCCTGGTAAAACGGGGCGCTTATTTGGTGGAAGGCCCCGGACACTGCGGTTCATGCCATACCCCGAGAGGCATGGCGATGAACGAAAAAGCGTATACTAATGCTGATGCCGAATACCTGAGTGGCGCGATGATCGACGGCTGGTATGCACCGTCGCTGCGCGGCACCGGTATGTCTGAGCAGGAGTTAAAATCGCTGTTGCTGACCGGTAAAAGCAAGCATGCCGCGGTTTCTGGTTCGATGGCTGAAGTCGTCACGCAGAGTACACAGTATCTGACTGATGAAGATGCCACGGCGATTTCGCAATATCTGCTGAGCCTGAAAAGCGCGAAGCCTGAAACGGTGCGCACAGCAGCAACCTCATTGTCCTGGTCGAATTCCCCCGAGGCCGGCAAAGTGACCTATAACCGCTACTGTTCAACCTGTCATGGTCTGGAGGGGAAAGGTACGGATGATAACGCGCCTTCTTTGATCAACAACCCGCTGGTAATGGTTGATGACCCGACGCCGCTGTTCAGAGTGATTGCCCACGGCGCAGAAACACCGACAACGCGTGGCAGCGTCTCCTTTAAGATGCCTGCCTACGGTGGCTTGTTAAGCGACGGCGAAATGCGCGACGTGATTAACTACGTGCGTAAAAGTTGGGGAGAAGGGAATGGTGAAGTAAGCCAGGAAGACCTGGCTGGCGTTAAAAAAGCGTCACATTAA
- a CDS encoding PLP-dependent aminotransferase family protein — translation MRSLAGDVIKQAFSQQPDQKLHRRLYAAICSCILEGSLKPATRMPPSRDLAGELTLSRNTVLRVYEQLQAEGYISARTSSGTFVTDSVLDNLNLRPNKEPAVAALEDPTCLSARCLELLGHASASPRQWGAFIPGVPDVEHFPHRVLKKIQDRLARRLRPEFLTYDAAGGVNELKEALADYLRTARGVRCSPEQILITEGIHQALDLVTRTLCNPGDNAWIEEPGYWGIKNILRINAVNFSAIPVDEQGMVPPEAGEPTPKLIFVTPSHQYPLGSVMSLSRRQQLLFRARETRSWIVEDDYDSEFRFSGQPIPSLQGLEEETPVIYIGTFSKTLYPALRLGYVVLPKPLAAPLKKVHNDLYRGGHLLIQAALAEFIREGYYAAHIRKMRQLYSRRRQTLVELISRQLGEHYLGSFSSNAGLHMILQLPAGSDDVVIAQQANTQGLLVRPLSRYYVNEEKRSGLLLGFASIEEHEMAAAFTRLVSIIRVNAV, via the coding sequence ATGCGTTCACTTGCCGGAGATGTGATCAAGCAGGCATTTAGCCAACAGCCCGATCAAAAACTGCATCGTCGTCTGTATGCCGCCATTTGTAGTTGCATCCTCGAGGGGAGCCTGAAACCAGCTACCCGAATGCCTCCGTCGCGTGACCTGGCGGGAGAACTGACGCTATCGCGCAATACCGTTCTGCGGGTTTATGAACAATTGCAGGCCGAAGGTTACATCTCCGCACGCACCAGCAGCGGCACATTTGTCACTGATAGTGTGCTGGACAATCTCAACCTCCGTCCCAATAAAGAGCCTGCTGTTGCTGCTCTGGAGGATCCCACCTGCTTATCTGCCCGCTGCCTTGAGCTGTTGGGACATGCCAGCGCCAGTCCCCGTCAGTGGGGGGCTTTTATTCCAGGCGTACCTGATGTAGAGCATTTCCCTCATCGGGTACTCAAAAAAATTCAGGACAGGTTGGCGAGACGACTACGCCCGGAGTTTCTCACTTACGATGCTGCAGGCGGCGTGAATGAGCTGAAAGAAGCGCTGGCAGACTATCTGCGCACCGCTCGCGGCGTGCGGTGTTCACCGGAGCAGATTCTGATTACCGAAGGTATTCACCAGGCGTTGGATCTGGTGACCCGGACTTTATGCAACCCGGGCGATAATGCCTGGATTGAGGAGCCGGGCTACTGGGGAATCAAAAATATTTTGCGCATCAATGCGGTAAATTTTTCGGCGATCCCGGTTGATGAACAAGGTATGGTCCCGCCGGAAGCTGGCGAACCTACGCCAAAGCTTATATTTGTGACACCGTCACATCAATATCCGCTCGGTTCGGTCATGAGCCTCAGTCGACGTCAGCAACTTCTGTTTCGCGCACGTGAAACGCGAAGCTGGATAGTAGAAGATGACTATGACAGCGAGTTTCGCTTTTCCGGTCAGCCAATCCCCTCTTTGCAGGGGCTGGAAGAAGAGACGCCAGTCATCTATATCGGGACATTCAGTAAGACACTCTATCCCGCATTACGCCTTGGCTACGTGGTGCTGCCCAAACCGCTAGCCGCGCCGCTGAAGAAAGTTCATAACGACCTCTATCGTGGCGGACATTTGCTGATTCAGGCCGCGCTGGCGGAGTTTATCCGCGAGGGTTACTACGCGGCCCACATTCGTAAAATGCGCCAGTTGTACAGTCGTCGGCGTCAGACGCTGGTGGAGCTTATCAGCCGCCAGCTTGGTGAGCATTATCTTGGTTCTTTCAGCAGCAACGCCGGGCTACATATGATTCTCCAGTTGCCCGCCGGGAGCGATGACGTTGTCATTGCCCAGCAGGCGAATACGCAAGGGCTGCTGGTGCGCCCGCTGTCTCGCTACTACGTGAATGAAGAGAAGCGCAGCGGCCTGCTGCTGGGATTTGCCAGTATCGAAGAGCATGAAATGGCGGCGGCGTTTACCCGACTGGTCAGTATTATCAGAGTAAACGCCGTCTAA
- the puuE gene encoding 4-aminobutyrate transaminase, which translates to MNNKNLQQRRLDATPRGVGVMCDFYAQSAENSTITDIEGNQYIDFAAGIAVLNTGHRHPRLVQAVEAQLQAFTHTAYQIVPYESYVSLAEKINAVAPIDGKRKTTFFTTGAEAVENAVKIARAHTGRPGVIAFGGGFHGRTYMTMALTGKVAPYKKGFGPFPGSVYHAPYPSELQGISTADSLKAIERLFKADIDPTQVAAIIFEPVQGEGGFVVAPPEFVAAIRRICDEHGIVMIADEVQSGFARTGQLFAMDHYADKADLMTMAKSLAGGMPLSGVVGKAEIMDAPAPGGLGGTYAGNPLSIAAAHAVLDIIRDEQLCQRAAALGEQLRAALTDAQAGCPELAEVRGLGSMIAAEFCDAATGEPNAGAAQRVQKKALEQGLLLLTCGQYGNVIRFLYPLTIPQDQFTQALEIIKAATK; encoded by the coding sequence ATGAACAATAAAAACCTGCAACAACGTCGTCTGGATGCCACCCCGCGTGGCGTGGGTGTGATGTGTGATTTTTATGCCCAGTCGGCAGAAAACAGCACCATTACCGATATCGAAGGCAATCAGTACATTGATTTTGCCGCCGGGATTGCCGTGCTGAACACCGGACACCGTCATCCTCGCCTGGTGCAGGCAGTCGAAGCACAACTTCAGGCTTTTACCCATACGGCTTATCAGATTGTCCCGTACGAAAGCTATGTGTCTTTGGCTGAGAAAATCAACGCCGTTGCGCCAATCGACGGCAAGCGGAAAACGACGTTCTTCACCACCGGGGCTGAAGCGGTAGAAAACGCGGTGAAAATTGCGCGCGCACATACCGGCCGTCCTGGCGTTATCGCGTTTGGCGGTGGTTTTCATGGGCGTACTTATATGACGATGGCGTTAACCGGCAAGGTGGCGCCCTATAAAAAAGGTTTCGGTCCGTTCCCTGGTTCTGTTTACCATGCGCCGTATCCTTCCGAATTGCAGGGTATTTCTACTGCAGACTCCCTAAAAGCGATTGAGCGCCTGTTTAAAGCTGATATCGATCCAACCCAGGTTGCGGCGATTATCTTCGAACCCGTGCAGGGTGAAGGGGGCTTCGTGGTGGCTCCGCCGGAGTTTGTGGCTGCCATCCGCCGTATTTGCGACGAGCATGGCATTGTGATGATCGCCGATGAGGTGCAAAGCGGTTTTGCCCGTACGGGTCAACTGTTTGCGATGGATCATTACGCTGATAAAGCGGACCTGATGACCATGGCAAAAAGCCTTGCGGGCGGCATGCCGCTGTCAGGCGTCGTGGGTAAAGCCGAAATCATGGATGCGCCTGCGCCGGGTGGTCTGGGCGGAACCTACGCCGGTAACCCGCTGTCGATCGCGGCGGCCCATGCGGTGTTGGATATCATTCGTGATGAACAACTGTGCCAGCGTGCGGCTGCGCTCGGCGAACAGCTGCGCGCCGCTCTGACTGACGCGCAAGCAGGGTGTCCGGAGCTGGCCGAAGTGCGTGGTTTAGGCTCTATGATTGCCGCTGAATTCTGTGATGCAGCGACGGGAGAACCCAACGCTGGCGCCGCACAACGCGTGCAGAAGAAAGCCCTTGAGCAAGGATTACTGCTGCTGACCTGCGGTCAGTATGGCAACGTTATTCGTTTCCTTTACCCGCTGACAATTCCGCAGGATCAGTTCACCCAAGCGCTTGAGATCATCAAAGCCGCGACGAAATAA
- a CDS encoding ABC transporter substrate-binding protein: MFTFRSFVLVCASMLFAFSAQADRTITDQLGRQVTIADHIDKVVVLQHQTLNILVQLDAQQDIVGVMSSWKKQLGPEFERFMPTISTLPTPGDLTSVNIESLLAIHPQVVFVANYAPAEMIQQIQSAGIPVVAISLRKDAAGQQNKMNPTMADEEQVYNEGLKQGIRLIADVVGRKPQAETLIDYIFAARAKFNAPVAKIPDAQKVRIYMANPDLMTYGSGKYTGLMMQHAGGLNVAAASVKGARQVALEQVLAWDPQVIFVQDRYPQVVTEIQNDPNWQGIDAVKNHRVWLMPEYAKAWGYPMPEALAIGELWMAKKLYPDAYKNVDVDAQAQDYYQRFYRVNWQSDAAK, translated from the coding sequence ATGTTTACTTTCCGTTCTTTTGTGCTGGTATGCGCCAGCATGTTGTTTGCGTTTTCTGCCCAGGCCGACCGTACGATCACCGATCAGCTTGGTCGTCAGGTCACGATAGCGGACCACATCGACAAAGTGGTCGTGCTGCAACACCAGACCTTAAATATTCTGGTCCAGCTCGATGCGCAGCAGGACATTGTTGGCGTGATGTCGAGCTGGAAAAAACAGCTCGGGCCTGAGTTTGAACGCTTTATGCCGACAATTTCCACATTGCCGACACCGGGCGACCTCACCAGCGTGAATATTGAAAGCCTGCTGGCAATCCATCCACAGGTGGTGTTTGTCGCCAATTATGCGCCTGCGGAGATGATCCAGCAGATTCAAAGCGCCGGTATTCCGGTCGTGGCTATCTCGTTACGTAAGGACGCCGCAGGACAACAGAATAAAATGAACCCGACCATGGCCGATGAAGAGCAGGTTTACAACGAAGGGTTAAAGCAAGGGATTCGCCTGATTGCGGACGTGGTTGGGCGTAAACCGCAGGCCGAGACATTAATCGACTACATTTTTGCGGCACGGGCAAAATTTAATGCGCCGGTTGCAAAAATCCCGGATGCGCAAAAAGTCCGTATTTATATGGCTAACCCCGACCTGATGACGTACGGCTCCGGGAAGTACACAGGACTGATGATGCAGCACGCAGGGGGATTAAACGTGGCGGCAGCCAGTGTGAAAGGCGCGCGTCAGGTGGCGCTGGAGCAGGTACTAGCGTGGGATCCGCAGGTGATTTTTGTCCAGGATCGCTACCCGCAGGTGGTGACTGAAATCCAAAACGATCCTAACTGGCAGGGGATTGATGCGGTTAAAAATCATCGTGTCTGGTTGATGCCTGAATACGCCAAAGCCTGGGGCTACCCGATGCCGGAGGCGTTGGCGATCGGTGAGCTGTGGATGGCCAAAAAACTGTATCCGGATGCTTATAAAAACGTGGATGTTGATGCGCAGGCACAAGACTACTATCAGCGTTTTTATCGTGTGAACTGGCAGTCTGATGCAGCTAAGTAA